In Streptomyces chartreusis, the following proteins share a genomic window:
- a CDS encoding helix-turn-helix domain-containing protein, protein MSERRPAPTVGQVVLGKRLQELREASGLGREEAARALRVTAATVRRMETAEVALKIPYVQVLLETYGVPEDEAEAFVSLAEEANQPGWWQRYHDVLPDWFSLYVSLEGAARIVRSYEPHFVPGLLQTEEYARAVLQAGTIGQTGPETIERHVSLRMERQRLLERQDPPHLWVIMDETVLLRPVSGGEVMREQLDKLLEFAERDRVTLQIAEFASGPHPGTYAPFTLFRFAEPELPDMVYTEYLSGALYLDSRKEVAAHLEVLDHMSTAAASAERTKKILRERREDC, encoded by the coding sequence GTGAGTGAGCGGCGGCCCGCACCCACCGTGGGCCAGGTGGTGCTCGGCAAACGCTTGCAGGAACTGCGCGAGGCGTCCGGACTGGGACGCGAGGAGGCCGCGCGGGCCCTGCGGGTCACCGCGGCGACCGTACGCCGCATGGAGACCGCCGAGGTCGCGCTGAAGATCCCGTACGTGCAGGTGCTCCTGGAGACGTACGGCGTCCCGGAGGACGAGGCGGAGGCGTTCGTCTCGCTGGCCGAGGAGGCCAATCAGCCGGGCTGGTGGCAGCGGTACCACGACGTGCTGCCGGACTGGTTCAGCCTGTACGTGAGCCTGGAGGGCGCCGCCCGGATCGTCCGGTCCTACGAGCCGCACTTCGTGCCCGGTCTGCTCCAGACCGAGGAGTACGCCCGCGCCGTACTGCAGGCGGGGACGATAGGGCAGACGGGGCCGGAGACGATAGAGCGGCATGTGTCGCTGCGCATGGAGCGCCAGCGTCTGCTGGAGCGCCAGGACCCGCCCCATCTGTGGGTGATCATGGACGAGACGGTGCTGCTGCGTCCGGTGAGCGGCGGCGAGGTGATGCGCGAACAGCTGGACAAGCTGCTGGAGTTCGCCGAGCGCGACCGGGTCACGCTCCAGATCGCCGAGTTCGCCTCCGGCCCGCACCCCGGCACGTACGCGCCGTTCACCCTGTTCCGGTTCGCCGAGCCGGAGCTGCCCGACATGGTCTACACCGAGTATCTGAGCGGCGCGCTGTATCTGGACTCCCGCAAGGAGGTCGCGGCGCATCTGGAGGTGCTGGACCACATGTCGACGGCCGCCGCGTCCGCCGAGCGCACCAAGAAGATCCTGCGGGAGCGCCGCGAGGACTGCTGA
- a CDS encoding SAM-dependent methyltransferase, whose amino-acid sequence MSGSESVPARVDTSRPHPARVYDWWLGGKDNYPVDEELARKILAVDGTVLRGARANRRFMHRAVRTAAEAGTRQFLDIGTGIPTEPNLHQVAQGVAPESRVVYADNDPIVLRHAEALLHGSAQGSTEYVHADVRDADALLARARESLDFDRPIALSLVALTHYLSDDPDGDDVYGLLEKYVAALAPGSHLILSQVTPDLSPQAIEHAANHFRRSGTPFFPRSLAEFSRFFDGLELLGPGVIPVYGWRPEPADVAAQAEGIVPVYAGVARKP is encoded by the coding sequence ATGTCCGGATCCGAGTCCGTGCCCGCCCGCGTCGACACCAGCCGGCCGCATCCGGCCCGTGTCTACGACTGGTGGCTGGGCGGCAAGGACAACTACCCGGTGGACGAGGAGCTGGCCCGGAAGATCCTCGCCGTGGACGGCACGGTCCTGCGCGGCGCCCGCGCCAACCGCCGGTTCATGCACCGGGCCGTGCGCACGGCCGCCGAGGCCGGGACACGCCAGTTCCTGGACATCGGCACGGGCATCCCGACCGAGCCCAATCTGCACCAGGTGGCGCAGGGCGTGGCCCCGGAGTCCCGGGTGGTGTACGCCGACAACGACCCGATCGTGCTGCGGCACGCGGAGGCGCTGCTGCACGGGTCGGCGCAGGGCAGCACCGAGTACGTGCACGCCGACGTCCGGGACGCCGACGCGCTGCTGGCCCGGGCCCGCGAGTCCCTGGACTTCGACCGGCCGATCGCGCTGTCGCTGGTGGCGCTGACCCACTACCTGAGCGACGACCCCGACGGCGACGACGTGTACGGCCTGCTGGAGAAGTACGTCGCCGCGCTCGCCCCCGGCAGCCACCTGATCCTGTCGCAGGTGACGCCGGACCTCAGCCCGCAGGCCATCGAGCACGCGGCGAACCACTTCCGGCGCAGCGGCACCCCGTTCTTCCCCCGCTCGCTCGCCGAGTTCTCCCGCTTCTTCGACGGTCTGGAGCTGCTCGGCCCGGGCGTCATCCCCGTATACGGCTGGCGCCCCGAGCCGGCGGACGTGGCGGCCCAGGCGGAGGGCATCGTGCCCGTCTACGCGGGGGTCGCCCGCAAGCCCTGA